The nucleotide sequence ATGATAGAAGAAGGTGTAAATGTATTTCGCATCAATTTTTCTCATGCAGATTATGCTGATGTAAAAAAGCGTATCGAAATTATAAGAGAACTTAATGAAGAGTTAGGACATAATGTATCAATTTTAGCAGACTTACAAGGTCCAAAATTACGTGTTGGCGTTATGGATCATGAAGTTATTGTTAACCCAGGAGATCAAATTACATTTATAACAGGGCAAGAATTTAAAGGAAATAAAGATCGTATTTATATGAATTACGATAACTTTCCTCAAGATGTAAACCCTGGAGAACGCATTTTATTAGATGACGGTAAACTTATATTTGAAGTTGTAAAAACAGATAAAAACACTAAAGTTTTAGCTAAAGTAATTCAAGGAGGTCCTTTAAAATCTAAAAAAGGAGTTAACCTTCCAAACACTAATATATCTCAACCAGCACTTACAGAAAAAGACATTAAAGATGCAATTTTTGCTATTGAACAAAAAGTAGATTGGATGGCATTATCTTTTGTACGTCATGCTCAAGATTTAATACAATTACAAGATTTGATTAGTGAACATAGTGAGCATAAAATTCCAATTATCGCAAAAATTGAAAAACCTGAAGCAGTAGAAAATATTGATAAAATTGTAGCTTATTGCGCTGCTTTAATGGTCGCAAGAGGTGATTTAGGAGTTGAAATCCCTGCAGAAGAAGTGCCTTTAATTCAAAAAAAATTGGTGCTTAGAGCTAAAAAAGCAAGAATCCCAGTAATTATAGCCACACAAATGATGGAAACAATGATTACTAGTTTAACACCAACAAGAGCTGAAGTTAATGATGTGGCTAATTCTGTAATGGATGGTGCTGATGCTGTAATGCTTTCTGGAGAAACATCTGTAGGTAAATATCCGGTACAAGTTATTCGTCAAATGGCTAATATAATTAGAAGTGTAGAAGATTCTCCTCTTATTCAAGTACCACATTTACCACCACATATTCGTACAAACCGCTATATCACAAAATCTATTTGCTATCATGCAGCTCAAATGGCTAATGAAATTAGTGCAGAAGCAATTTCTACATTAACTAATAGTGGCTATACAGCGTTTCAAATATCGGCTTGGAGACCATCAGCTCATATTTTAGTATTTACGTCTAACAAGCGTATTCTTACACAACTTAATTTACTTTGGGGTGTAAAAGCTTTTTATTATGACAAATTTGTGAGTACAGATGAAACTATTGAAGATGTCAATAAAATTGCTTGCCAAAAAGGTTATTTAAATGAGGGAGATATGCTTATTAGCCTTGCAGCAATGCCAATACAAGATAAAGGGATGGTTAATACATTACGCGTTACCCAAATTGACAATTGTAATTTTTAATTCTTGTTACACTCTAAAAACCAAACTTTAACTGAACGCTTACACTTTTTTCTTCAGCAGGTTTAGTAGGAGCTTCTGTATTTAAATTAGAAATGGAAATACCTAATAAGCGTACAGAATTTTTCATTTTTTCTTGATATAATAAATCTTTGGCTGTATTTAAAATAATATCTTTATTAGAAATAAAATAAGGTAATGTTTTGCTTCGTGTCTGCAATGAAAAGTCACTGTATTTTATTTTAAGAGTCACTGTTTTTCCAGATACATTACCTCTAGATAAACGTTTTGTGACTTCTTCAGCAATGTGTTCTAACTTTTCAAGCATAAAAACTTCACTTGATAAATTATCACTAAATGTGCGTTCTGCTGCCAACGATTTCCTAACTCTATTTGGTTTTACTTCACTATTATGAAATCCTCTAACAGTGTAATAATAATACTTGCCAGATTTCCCAAAATGAGATTTTAGAAATTCAAGGGGCTTAGACTTTAAATCTTTTCCAGTAAAAATTCCTAGCTGATACATTTTTTCGGCAGTTACTTTACCGATGCCATAAAACTTACGAATATCTAAAGCTTCTAAAAATTCAATAACTTCTTCAGGGCTCACTGTTTTTTGCCCATTAGGTTTATTGTAATCACTAGCTATTTTAGCTATAAATTTATTAATAGAAATTCCAGCTGAAGCCGTTAGATTTAACTCATTAAAAATTTGATTACGAATATCTTGAGCTATTAAAGATGCACTTGGATTTCCTTTTTTATTTTCAGTTACATCCAAATAAGCTTCATCTAAAGAGAGAGGTTCTACCAAATCAGTATATTCATAAAAAATTTTGCGTACAGCTTTTGAGATTTCATTATACCTATCAAAATGGGGACGTACAAAAATGAGTTCCGGGCATAAACGTTTAGCTTGCATGCCACTCATTGCACTTCGCACTCCAAATTTACGAGCTTCATAACTAGCGGCACTTACTACACCACGTTTACCACCACCACCAACAGCCAGTGCTTTCCCTCTTAGTTCTGGATTGTCTAACTGCTCTACAGAAGCATAAAATGCATCCATATCAACATGAATAATTTTTCGAATTGGTAAATCGCTAGACATCCTGTAAATTTATAATTTTAATTGATTAAAAGATTCTTGTCTTTTCAAGAAATATTATGATAGAAATAGAACGTAAATTTTTAGTAAATTCAACTACCTTTAAAACTAATGCTATCCGTAAAACTAAAATTATTCAAGGATTTTTAAATACAAATAAAGAGCGAACGGTTCGTATAAGATTAAAAGGAGAACAAGGTTATTTAACTGTAAAAGGACAATCTACAAATGATGGGATGTCACGTTTTGAATGGGAAAAGGAAATATCTAAAACTGACGCAGAAACATTATTTCCGCTTTGCGAAAAAGGAATGATTGATAAAATACGGTATGAAATTGTAGTAGATAGACATATTTTTGAAGTTGATGAATTTTTTGGTGATAACTTAGGATTAATAATAGCCGAAATTGAACTTAATGACGTGACAGAAACATTTAGAAAACCTGATTGGTTAGGTAAAGAAGTTACGGGAGATATTAAATATTATAATTCACAATTAAGTAAACAACCATATAGTACTTGGGATAAATTATAAAACTAACATAATGAAAAAACTAGCTCTTATTTTAATAGGATTACTTTTAGTTTGCTCTTGCAGACAGGTAAAAGAAGAAACAGAATTAAATGAGATAACTGTTGAGCAAAAAATATCAGTAAAAGAAAGATTAGAACAACTTAAAGCTGATGGATTTGAAACTTTTGATTATATAGATGAAACTACTAATGACACGATTATTATGCAACAATATTTTATAGCATTTTTAAAAAGTGGACCTAATCGAAATCAATCTGAAGAAGAAACAGCAAAACTTCAAGAAGCACATTTAGCGCATTTAAGTAAAATGTATGAAATGGGTTATGCTGATATTTCTGGACCTTTTGGAGACGAAAGCGATATTCTAGGTATTACTATTT is from Flavobacteriaceae bacterium and encodes:
- the pyk gene encoding pyruvate kinase, which produces MPLKRKKTKIVATLGPATSSKKVLKAMIEEGVNVFRINFSHADYADVKKRIEIIRELNEELGHNVSILADLQGPKLRVGVMDHEVIVNPGDQITFITGQEFKGNKDRIYMNYDNFPQDVNPGERILLDDGKLIFEVVKTDKNTKVLAKVIQGGPLKSKKGVNLPNTNISQPALTEKDIKDAIFAIEQKVDWMALSFVRHAQDLIQLQDLISEHSEHKIPIIAKIEKPEAVENIDKIVAYCAALMVARGDLGVEIPAEEVPLIQKKLVLRAKKARIPVIIATQMMETMITSLTPTRAEVNDVANSVMDGADAVMLSGETSVGKYPVQVIRQMANIIRSVEDSPLIQVPHLPPHIRTNRYITKSICYHAAQMANEISAEAISTLTNSGYTAFQISAWRPSAHILVFTSNKRILTQLNLLWGVKAFYYDKFVSTDETIEDVNKIACQKGYLNEGDMLISLAAMPIQDKGMVNTLRVTQIDNCNF
- a CDS encoding DNA polymerase IV; this translates as MSSDLPIRKIIHVDMDAFYASVEQLDNPELRGKALAVGGGGKRGVVSAASYEARKFGVRSAMSGMQAKRLCPELIFVRPHFDRYNEISKAVRKIFYEYTDLVEPLSLDEAYLDVTENKKGNPSASLIAQDIRNQIFNELNLTASAGISINKFIAKIASDYNKPNGQKTVSPEEVIEFLEALDIRKFYGIGKVTAEKMYQLGIFTGKDLKSKPLEFLKSHFGKSGKYYYYTVRGFHNSEVKPNRVRKSLAAERTFSDNLSSEVFMLEKLEHIAEEVTKRLSRGNVSGKTVTLKIKYSDFSLQTRSKTLPYFISNKDIILNTAKDLLYQEKMKNSVRLLGISISNLNTEAPTKPAEEKSVSVQLKFGF
- a CDS encoding CYTH domain-containing protein, coding for MIEIERKFLVNSTTFKTNAIRKTKIIQGFLNTNKERTVRIRLKGEQGYLTVKGQSTNDGMSRFEWEKEISKTDAETLFPLCEKGMIDKIRYEIVVDRHIFEVDEFFGDNLGLIIAEIELNDVTETFRKPDWLGKEVTGDIKYYNSQLSKQPYSTWDKL